One window of Acipenser ruthenus chromosome 17, fAciRut3.2 maternal haplotype, whole genome shotgun sequence genomic DNA carries:
- the LOC117422865 gene encoding PEX5-related protein-like isoform X2, translating to MYQGHVQLVNEQQESRPLLSPSIDDFLCETKCHGASRLVTSNTAVLTTGLDLLDLSEPAVKSHSKSKRNELTLRSEGFKGTSHRRKTEETELIKVDIEQSMQSSQTPERVSLNSINIHSPLEKWEEVNLHGERNGSRKWKIEKRRSSKNASSEFLWSTENWTHTQSPAKGSLEANSSELEPATASQGRLGKEHRWGSSILSRNHSLEEEFERAKAAVESDTEFWDKMQAEWEELARRNWLTENQEPQIPLNVSLHEKGYYFHTDNPYKDWPNAFEDAVKKVKDGDLPNAVLLLESAILQDPHDPEAWLVLGTTQAENENEQAAIVALQRCLELQPNNLQALMALAVSLTNTGMQQEACEALRKWIRHHPKYKHLVKSKTASPSSSRRMSRASVSSSSQLPEVKDLYLEAVQQNTDVIDPDLQTGLGVLFNLSAEFNRAVDAFNAALAVRPEDYLLWNRLGATLANGDRSEEAVEAYTKALEIQPGFIRSRYNLGISCINLGAHREAASNFLTALSLQRKSSSRQLSHQVISGNIWAALRISLSMMDQPELFQAANIGDLDLLLKAFNLEK from the exons CTGGTGAACGAACAGCAGGAAAGCAGACCTCTCCTGAGCCCCTCCATTGATGACTTTCTGTGTGAAACAAAATGCCATGGAGCCTCACGGCTAGTAACCTCGAATACAGCAG TCCTCACGACAGGTCTGGATCTGTTAGACCTGAGTGAACCTGCAGTGAAAAGCCATAGCAAGAGTAAAAGGAATGAGCTGACACTGAGGAGCGAAGGGTTCAAGGGAACATCCCACAGGAGGAAGACTGAGGAGACGGAGCTGATCAAAGTGGACATTGAGCAGAGTATGCAGAGCTCCCAGACCCCAGAGAGAGTGTCATTAAACTCCA TCAATATCCATTCACCCCTGGAAAAGTGGGAGGAGGTGAATTTACATGGAGAAAGGAATGGAAGTAGAAAATGGAAAATAGAGAAAAGACGCTCTTCTAAAAATGCATCAAGTGAATTCCTATG GTCTACAGAAAACTGGACACACACTCAATCTCCTGCAAAAGGTTCCTTGGAAGCCAACTCCTCAGAACTAGAACCGGCCACAGCATCTCAG GGTCGACTAGGCAAGGAGCATCGCTGGGGAAGCTCGATCCTGTCACGAAATCATTCCCTGGAAGAAGAATTTGAAAGAGCAAAGGCAGCTGTAGAG TCTGATACAGAATTCTGGGATAAAATGCAGGCAGAGTGGGAGGAATTGGCCCGTAGAAATTGGCTGACAGAAAACCAGGAGCCACAGATCCCACTGAATGTCTCCTTACATGAAAAG GGCTACTACTTCCACACTGATAACCCGTACAAGGACTGGCCCAACGCCTTTGAAGATGCAGTAAAGAAAGTGAAAGACGGTGACCTGCCCAATGCTGTCTTACTGCTGGAATCAGCGATACTGCAGGACCCCCATGACCCAGAG GCTTGGCTGGTTCTGGGTACCACACAGGCAGAGAATGAGAATGAACAGGCAGCCATCGTTGCCCTCCAAAG ATGTCTAGAACTGCAGCCCAACAACCTCCAGGCCCTGATGGCTCTAGCGGTGAGCCTCACCAACACAGGGATGCAGCAGGAGGCTTGCGAGGCCCTCAGAAAATGGATCAGACACCATCCCAAGTACAAGCACCTGGTGAAGAGCAAAACAGCATCTCCAAGCTCTTCACGGAGGATGTCCCGGGCTTCTGTTAGCAGCAG CTCCCAGCTGCCAGAGGTAAAGGATCTATACTTGGAAGCAGTCCAGCAGAACACAGATGTGATCGACCCAGACCTACAGACGGGTCTGGGAGTGCTCTTCAACCTGAGCGCTGAGTTCAACAGGGCTGTGGATGCATTTAATGCTGCTCTTGCTGTCAGGCCAGAG GACTACTTGTTATGGAATCGGCTGGGTGCCACACTGGCGAATGGAGACCGCAGCGAGGAGGCTGTTGAGGCCTACACTAAAGCTCTGGAAATCCAGCCCGGCTTCATCCGGTCAAGATACAACCTAGGAATCAGCTGCATCAACCTGGGAGCACACAG AGAAGCCGCCAGCAATTTCCTCACTGCCTTGAGCCTGCAGAGGAAGAGCAGTAGTCGGCAGTTGTCGCACCAGGTCATTTCAGGTAACATCTGGGCAGCCCTGAGGATATCCTTGTCCATGATGGACCAGCCAGAACTCTTCCAGGCAGCTAACATAGGTGACCTGGACTTGCTTTTGAAGGCTTTCAACCTggagaagtaa
- the LOC117422865 gene encoding PEX5-related protein-like isoform X1 — MYQGHVQGKGCRSADKAVAMVMKEIPSKESTEGKPLLTMTSQLVNEQQESRPLLSPSIDDFLCETKCHGASRLVTSNTAVLTTGLDLLDLSEPAVKSHSKSKRNELTLRSEGFKGTSHRRKTEETELIKVDIEQSMQSSQTPERVSLNSINIHSPLEKWEEVNLHGERNGSRKWKIEKRRSSKNASSEFLWSTENWTHTQSPAKGSLEANSSELEPATASQGRLGKEHRWGSSILSRNHSLEEEFERAKAAVESDTEFWDKMQAEWEELARRNWLTENQEPQIPLNVSLHEKGYYFHTDNPYKDWPNAFEDAVKKVKDGDLPNAVLLLESAILQDPHDPEAWLVLGTTQAENENEQAAIVALQRCLELQPNNLQALMALAVSLTNTGMQQEACEALRKWIRHHPKYKHLVKSKTASPSSSRRMSRASVSSSSQLPEVKDLYLEAVQQNTDVIDPDLQTGLGVLFNLSAEFNRAVDAFNAALAVRPEDYLLWNRLGATLANGDRSEEAVEAYTKALEIQPGFIRSRYNLGISCINLGAHREAASNFLTALSLQRKSSSRQLSHQVISGNIWAALRISLSMMDQPELFQAANIGDLDLLLKAFNLEK; from the exons CTGGTGAACGAACAGCAGGAAAGCAGACCTCTCCTGAGCCCCTCCATTGATGACTTTCTGTGTGAAACAAAATGCCATGGAGCCTCACGGCTAGTAACCTCGAATACAGCAG TCCTCACGACAGGTCTGGATCTGTTAGACCTGAGTGAACCTGCAGTGAAAAGCCATAGCAAGAGTAAAAGGAATGAGCTGACACTGAGGAGCGAAGGGTTCAAGGGAACATCCCACAGGAGGAAGACTGAGGAGACGGAGCTGATCAAAGTGGACATTGAGCAGAGTATGCAGAGCTCCCAGACCCCAGAGAGAGTGTCATTAAACTCCA TCAATATCCATTCACCCCTGGAAAAGTGGGAGGAGGTGAATTTACATGGAGAAAGGAATGGAAGTAGAAAATGGAAAATAGAGAAAAGACGCTCTTCTAAAAATGCATCAAGTGAATTCCTATG GTCTACAGAAAACTGGACACACACTCAATCTCCTGCAAAAGGTTCCTTGGAAGCCAACTCCTCAGAACTAGAACCGGCCACAGCATCTCAG GGTCGACTAGGCAAGGAGCATCGCTGGGGAAGCTCGATCCTGTCACGAAATCATTCCCTGGAAGAAGAATTTGAAAGAGCAAAGGCAGCTGTAGAG TCTGATACAGAATTCTGGGATAAAATGCAGGCAGAGTGGGAGGAATTGGCCCGTAGAAATTGGCTGACAGAAAACCAGGAGCCACAGATCCCACTGAATGTCTCCTTACATGAAAAG GGCTACTACTTCCACACTGATAACCCGTACAAGGACTGGCCCAACGCCTTTGAAGATGCAGTAAAGAAAGTGAAAGACGGTGACCTGCCCAATGCTGTCTTACTGCTGGAATCAGCGATACTGCAGGACCCCCATGACCCAGAG GCTTGGCTGGTTCTGGGTACCACACAGGCAGAGAATGAGAATGAACAGGCAGCCATCGTTGCCCTCCAAAG ATGTCTAGAACTGCAGCCCAACAACCTCCAGGCCCTGATGGCTCTAGCGGTGAGCCTCACCAACACAGGGATGCAGCAGGAGGCTTGCGAGGCCCTCAGAAAATGGATCAGACACCATCCCAAGTACAAGCACCTGGTGAAGAGCAAAACAGCATCTCCAAGCTCTTCACGGAGGATGTCCCGGGCTTCTGTTAGCAGCAG CTCCCAGCTGCCAGAGGTAAAGGATCTATACTTGGAAGCAGTCCAGCAGAACACAGATGTGATCGACCCAGACCTACAGACGGGTCTGGGAGTGCTCTTCAACCTGAGCGCTGAGTTCAACAGGGCTGTGGATGCATTTAATGCTGCTCTTGCTGTCAGGCCAGAG GACTACTTGTTATGGAATCGGCTGGGTGCCACACTGGCGAATGGAGACCGCAGCGAGGAGGCTGTTGAGGCCTACACTAAAGCTCTGGAAATCCAGCCCGGCTTCATCCGGTCAAGATACAACCTAGGAATCAGCTGCATCAACCTGGGAGCACACAG AGAAGCCGCCAGCAATTTCCTCACTGCCTTGAGCCTGCAGAGGAAGAGCAGTAGTCGGCAGTTGTCGCACCAGGTCATTTCAGGTAACATCTGGGCAGCCCTGAGGATATCCTTGTCCATGATGGACCAGCCAGAACTCTTCCAGGCAGCTAACATAGGTGACCTGGACTTGCTTTTGAAGGCTTTCAACCTggagaagtaa